A stretch of Primulina tabacum isolate GXHZ01 chromosome 13, ASM2559414v2, whole genome shotgun sequence DNA encodes these proteins:
- the LOC142521975 gene encoding zinc finger BED domain-containing protein DAYSLEEPER-like, with the protein MVVLGTYNFNQDHGRAELANMIILHEYPLSMVDHVGFRRNTIKNDIMKVFEYERDKTMKLLESNASRIALTTDMWTSSNQKRGSMAIISHFIDASWKLQSRLVR; encoded by the exons ATGGTGGTGCTTGGGACATACAATTTCAATCAAGATCATGGGAGGGCGGAGCTTGCgaatatgattatattgcatgagTATCCGTTATCTATGGTTGATCATGTGGGCTTTAGAAG GAACACAATTAAGAACGACATCATGAAGGTGTTTGAGTATGAACGAGATAAGacaatgaaattattagagtcaaATGCTAGTCGAATTGCATTGACAACTGATATGTGGACATCAAGTAATCAGAAAAGAGGATCCATGGCCATTATTTCACATTTCATTGATGCTTCATGGAAATTACAAAGTCGGCTTGtaagataa